The following is a genomic window from Artemia franciscana chromosome 4, ASM3288406v1, whole genome shotgun sequence.
taagAGTCATCTCTCTACTACGTTAAAGCTGCTTGAATTATGGCAGGTTAAATTCGAGGGCTTGAAGCCTGCTCTTCTACTTGTTTATAAACTTACCTGTTGTTGGACGGTTTACGCCCTTAAAAggctaaacaaacaaaaaaaagaaaaggaaggtCTCACTTTCTTCTAAGTCAAGTAGGATATGTTGAagcctattttgtaaaatataccaAATTGCACGATTTATAAACCTTTTCGTTCTGTGAATGGTTTCGGCCCTTAGAAATGGCACTAAAACCTAACATGACATCGGACGCGTCGTCTTTCTGCTTATCATAGCCACATgttataaattatgaaaaagtgaaattgaTACACGATGACATGTCTGAGGTTACTAAGTTAACGGTAATGGGTTAACGTCTTGAAGTCGAGGATTTAAAGTTGctttctttccctttttcataATTACCTATCGTCCGAAGGTTTCTTTTTGTGGTTGTAAAAACAACCgcaataaaattcatttttgttgattttattgattgaaacaaaaacaaaacatttttggttttttgcgttttttgtgTGTGCTGTACTGGCCTCAGGTGGCTGGGTGTGGCAATGTGTTGTTGCTATTAGTAGTGATATCTTTAAGAATGATAGCCACAAGTGTTAAGAGTGGGTTAATAACCTCGGAATTAAACATATGCAGAATTCATCATTCTGTAAACAAGATGCATTCTATccctttatttaattattttataattcattTATACAATTatcatataatttattttattattttttcaagggTAACGCTGAAGGAAAACCCGATGAAGGAAAACCCGTAACGCTGAAGGAGCCGGAAGCAAAACGGATTATTCTTCGAGACGCCCATTGTGACggaatggtaaaaaaaaatttataatacaaACTAATTTAATAAGGCTTAGGGAATAAGATTTAGAGGAAATGAGTATCAATCCCATTTAGGTTACGAATAGTATATTGAGCTATTGGGTAAAGGTATTGAGTGGATAACTAAAGATTGGTAATGGGATAGAGTATTTCACAAGGACTCGAGTTTGGAAATGCCATGCTTTGGGAAAGGGATCAAACCCGGCCCAACAGTTGCGAGTAGAGTGTACTGGTTATCATTCAAGATTTCCCGAAAGAAATCTTGCCCAGGGCATTCTTCCTCCTTATATGAGACGGAAAACCCCATATCATAGGCAGCCCAATAGCGCTGTCTAACTAACCAGTGAAATGGGCACAGTGTAggcctattatttatttttttcctaaggCATTTTGTGTAGAAGGAGTTTTGTAGAATATTCAAAAGGGgcatattaaaatgaaatatgtaaGTGCAAGTGCTTTTTTACGAACTTCATttgatttaacttttttctgATATCCAATAATAACATTGACCGGCCGATATGTTGGTCGAACCCTAAATCTGGATGTTtgctttttctaaatttaattttttgcgacAAATTATTATATGCGTCTCAATTACTGTACATTgtcaatttcatttatttttttgttttttttagggggagtttgAAACCGAATTTTGTGTCCCAACGCATTGGTATTGGCACCAGTTCCAAGAGAAACGAAGAATTGAAAAAGAACTCAATGAcctcaagtttttaaaaaaaagtttttaaagttttcaaagttcaagttttataaaaaaatttaattacagatgtgtcaaattttatattatatatctgTCTGTAGAAAACATGTAGATTattaaaaactgttgaaaaagcCGTCACAATCAAACACACAACAAAACAGAGCATAGAGAAAAAACGCAATTTATCACTGCTTAAGGATGTGCGagtccaattatttaaattccccctgaattttttgattggattttTCGCTTTCCGTCTGGTGAGACCGTGACCTTTGCGTTAGCAACTTTGAATTTCACAATAGCCATCGAACTTCTATAGCACAAAGGCAAATCAAACAGATACTTAGAAGACTTAAATAACCGTTACCTTATATACGCGGTATATATTTCTAGAGATAGGATCTCTAGGCCTCCaatatctttacttttctttggagtCATGTTTAGATCAATCTTCAAAGGGAATCAATTTTGATCTTGTAGATTAATCAAGAAAGCAGGGATCTAGATTATAATTTCGCAATATGCATGGAATTCACTGCAATCGCTTGaattccataacaaacaaataataatgaTGAAAATCTTAATCCTTGCTTGAAACATTATTTACTTATGGCCACagcattcaaaataaaaacttctgtTGTAGATGTTTTAACCATGAAATTTTTCGCAAAATACCCTATTTGGCAGATGGTACAAACCAGTGACGTCAATTAGCAAAAATGTAAAGGGGTTGGAGTATTAGTAACTTACAAAATctaagggggaggggcaaatttgccgttaaaaattaaatgaaactatCAGAAAGAGCATTTTCCGCAAAAATACCTAAAAGATGATATTTTTTGAAACTTACAAGTTCTTCCTCATAAGTtaggtaattcttaaaaattttcgGAATTTCCAAAACATTATTGCACATTTGGAGtggattttcatttattatatctcGGCAAATTGATTTCAACGTGTGCGGATGAAAAACTGCGTTATTTTCTAAGAGATATTCACTTACCCTTGAGTGGTTAGAAAAAAACGCTAGCATTAAAGGTGTCTCATTATTGGAGTTTAAAGAATTCAGGCCTGCACCTTTTGACACTAGTAGCCTACACACATCCAAGTGACTTTTCTGTGCAGCAAGGTGTAAAGGAGTTGAGTTACTAGAATCTGAAGCATTTATTGTAGCACcgtttgaaatcaatagctgacaggcttttagttttccataaaaagcaGCATAATGTAGAGGTGTTTCAGTTATGAAATATATGGCATCTATtgtagcaccctttgaaatcaataactgacaaatatctagattttcAGTCATAACAGCTTTAAGTAAAGGTGTAATTTTCCTAGaatctatggcatctattgTCGCACCGTTTGAAAttaatagctgacaaatatctagatttccagTCTCAACAGCTCTAtgcaaaggtgttttttttccacaatctatggcatctattgctgcaccctttgaaatcaataactgacaaatatctagatttccagTCGCAACAGCTCTATGCAAAGGTGTTTCTTTCCCACAATCTATGGCATCTATtacagcaccctttgaaatcaataactGACAAATATCTAGGTTTTCAGTCGCAACAGCTCTAtgcaaaggtgtttttttcccacaatctatggcatctattgcagcaccctttgaaatcaataactGACAAATGTCTAGATTTCCAGTCTCCACAGCAATATGCAAAGGTGTTTCTTTCCCACAATCTATGGCATCTATtacagcaccctttgaaatcaataactGACAAATATCAAGATTTCCAGTTGCAACAGCTCTATGCAAAGGTGTTTTTTTACTAGAATCTACAGTATCTATTGCAGCACcgtttgaaatcaatagctgacaaatatctagattttcAGTCATAATTGCCATACGTAAAGGTGTAATTTCCCTAGAATTTATGGCATCTATtgtagcaccctttgaaatcaaaaaatgacacataTCTAGATTTTTACGCATAACAGCTCTAAGTAAAGGACTTATTCCCCTAGaatctatggcatctattgcagcaccctttgTTATCAATAGCTGACACATATCTTGATTTCCTCTGCGAACAGCTGCATGTAAATGCGTTTCTCCATAACATTCTCTGGCATCTAATGCcgcaccctttgaaatcaataactgacaaatatctagattttgGGTCATAACAGCCCAATGTAAAGGCGTttgtttataattatttctgGCATCTAATTCAGCACCCTTTGAgatcaatagctgacaaatatctagatttttaGTCATAACAGCTCTATGCAAAGGTGTTTTTGCAAAGGTGCATCCCTCTTTGGCATCTAATGCAGCACCCTTTGTgatcaatagctgacaaatatctagatttccagTCGCAACAGCTATATGCAATGGCGTTTGTTTATAAGAATTTCTGGCATCTATTGTCGCACCGTTTGAAAttaatagctgacaaatatctagatttccagTCGCAACAGCTACATGTAAAGGCGTTTGTCTATAAGAATTTCTGGCATCTAAtacagcaccctttgaaatccaTAGGTGACAAATATCTATATTTCCGACCTCTgcagctatatgtaaaggcgTTCTACCTCCATTATCTTTGACATCCATTGTATCAccatttgaaatgaaaatttttctaagcTTGGTAGGTATAACATTTTTACCTTGGTCCTCTTTGTTACGTGAACGTTTATTTTGCGTTGATGTCTTCAGCATGGTTCTCTGTAATAAATTGAGGTGACCTTGCTTTAGCTTCTGCTTATATATGGTACCTTACGTCATAACGAATGACGTTTTTTTGATAATCAAGAAGGATATTCAACCTCataatgttttaagtttttatgattttaacaTGTATGAAGCCATTTTAAAGTCATTTCATCGTGTAGATGAAGATGCATCTTCTGCCAAAAATATATCACACACAGAAACAGTTTTTGGCCTTTTAGGTGGATATGGTAAAGGACGAACCCCTGTTGAAACCGAAGCTATCACTTAGTTTTAATAGAACACATATAtaattgtatcaaacagttatGACGTCATTCATAATACTGTATATGACAAAATAATTATTCTGTATTTggcaaacaaatatttttatttcaagtatTATGTTTGGGGACTTGCAAAAGATTTGGTAATATCTTTTAAAATGTACTCTAAAACAGCTCTCTATAATGTTCCAGTGCCCTAACAATAGTGGAGAAggataacaaaaagaaaaaagaggacacgtcagtgctacccatgcaataAATGACTTATCAAGTCGTTCTAGTCAGAGTTATGTAAGTTCCCCGCATAGAATTTTCAGCCATGGTGAATTCAATCATatgcttttcattttgatttgacATTTTTGGGGGGTAGTTTTCAAACTACGTTTtgtaattcttttaaatttgttttcaaaataacatttaccattcagaataatttaaataacagTTACTCGTGGGATTCGGCTTGAATTCAGCTAGAATTAGCCATTTTtctcacataatttttttctctaaactCGTCTtctgatttttggttactaaggGCGTTGTTTCACTATTTACTGGGTTGCAGTAACTGCTGCAACTATGAACTTCCCTTAAAGTTCCTTAAACTTTCCTTGCGAGCAGGCTACATTTCAGGAcaaaacgaaacaaaacaaatgaaatgcTTTGATCAGGATAAAAATTAGCGAacccttaaaaaaatatgaaaatcatttaatttattttacaataatAGGAAGATTCCCATGAACTgaatcaaatttataaaaaaattttaaaaaaagattaaaaaatgaaaattcaaaaaaattcaaaaatccaTATATAAGCAGAAGCTAAAGCAAGGTCACCTCAATTTATTACGTCATAACGAATGACGTTTTTTTGATAATCAAGAAGGATATTCAACCTCataatgttttaagtttttatgattttaacaTGTATGAAGCCATTTTAAAGTCATTTCATCGTGTAGATGAAGATGCATCTTCTGCCAAAAATATATCACACACAGAAACAGTTTTTGGCCTTTTAGGTGGATATGGTAAAGGACGAACCCCTGTTGAAACCGAAGCTATCACTTAGTTTTAATAGAACACATATAtaattgtatcaaacagttatGACGTCATTCATAATACTGTATATGACAAAATAATTATTCTGTATTTggcaaacaaatatttttatttcaagtatTATGTTTGGGGACTTGCAAAAGATTTGGTAATATCTTTTAAAATGTACTCTAAAACAGCTCTCTATAATGTTCCAGTGCCCTAACAATAGTGGAGAAggataacaaaaagaaaaaagaggacacgtcagtgctacccatgcaataAATGACTTATCAAGTCGTTCTAGTCAGAGTTATGTAAGTTCCCCGCATAGAATTTTCAGCCATGGTGAATTCAATCATatgcttttcattttgatttgacATTTTTGGGGGGTAGTTTTCAAACTACGTTTtgtaattcttttaaatttgttttcaaaataacatttaccattcagaataatttaaataacagTTACTCGTGGGATTCGGCTTGAATTCAGCTAGAATTAGCCATTTTtctcacataatttttttctctaaactCGTCTTCTGATTTCTGGTTACTAAGGGCGTTGTTTCACTATTTACTGGGTTGCAGTAACTGCTGCAACTATGAACTTctcttaaagtttcaacttattgcCTCAAGATGTTCTTACAATGTTTTTCCCTTGCAAGTTTTTCCTTAATTACATTTCCCCTTTTTGAAGACGCAGGATCCTTACATCAAATCTTATTTgtaaaaagtgataaaaattgCATTGCTTACAGTCCTTGCCTTAGCAGCTATGTGAGTTATTTCATCTCTGATGGtacatttaatttaatataaggGCATAGTTATAAtactgtttaattttaatattaaacccTTTGATTACATCTAACCTCCCAAACTGTCTAATTCATTCGAGttccaaaactttaaaagttttacaGTTTCCCATTGTTATTTAAAGTTTTCAGTGTCATTTTCTCTTGATTCTTTTGTCAAATTTGCCACTCTTACCAGCCTATTATGCACTGCTCAGTGTAAAGTCCTTCGTATTTGCCGATTTTCGAAAAATCTAGTCCTTGCCAGCAGGCTACATTTCAGGAcaaaacgaaacaaaacaaatgaaatgcTTTGATCAGGATAAAAATTAGCGAacccttaaaaaaatatgaaaatcatttaatttattttacaataatAGGAAGATTCCCATGAACTgaatcaaatttataaaaaaattttaaaaaaagattaaaaaatgaaaattcaaaaaaatcgCAAAGAGTCTGaatatttggggacgacttagtAAAGTTTCCAGTCCAGCTGCaaagttttttgttgcttttaaaaattaaggtgAACCATAAGCCAAAAAATTTATACACTCCTTTTCTAAAACATTTGACTTTTTTAATATACTGGTTACTTTATGAATAGCGATTATGAAAGCATTTAATAGCCGCAAAACTTTGCGACTATCTCTTATTagaatgtttttaaaataatggtaGAGGtattgaaacaaatataaaagcaGAAAAATTGACGAAGAACATGGATAATACGAAATTATAGGAATTTCCCATAATgttaatataaaacttttgtaGGCAGGAGACAGGagaagatgaaaaaaagaaccttttttagaagaaaaccTAGTGATAAATAGCAATGAAATATATTTATGCTAAACAAGGAAATCCATAAATaacaatgaaatataaaaagtaacTGAACAAGGTAATCCATTCATCTAGACAGTGCTAAATATTTCAGAGATCAAGCAGCATAGGATTTATTCTTAGCTGGCACTCGTAAGGACTTTGCATCATTACGAAAAGCGTCATGCTAGTGATTTTGTCGTGCCACACGGAAGCGGAAACAGGGCCGGCTTCCCTACAAAATTTTCGGGGCCTTATTTTTAGCAAACACCCATAAAATCTTTGCATCATTATAAAACGCGTCACGCTAGTAATTTTGTCGGCCCGCACAGAAGCGGAACTAGGGCCACCTTCCCTACAATATTTTTGGGCCCTACTGTGTAGAATTCTGTTCCAGAGAGCATTCGGGCGGCTGAGTAACTGGGGTTATTTAAAGAtaagttgaaaaagtatttgctAAGCCAAGGTTCttagttcttttatttatttatatttcgtttcctttttctctcttttctgtttattattatGAGATAGGTCATTATTATGGATGAGTTGATGAAAAATTGGTTGTTATTTTTTCGTTTGTAGTGAATTATTAGTTACAAAATGAGTTTTATGTGCCCGCCCAGTCGCAAGAACTTTTTATATCTTCCTTGGTGTGGGTACTTGCATATTAGTTAAAtgtatttgatttataaataaagtcaactgaactgaactgaattttataaaaatagatgAGTAGCAACTAAATACTTTGCTGCATTTTTAGACTAAAGAATTgaaggaaaaacttaaaaagaaaaaactaaaatatccattttgttcaaatcgATGTGAATGCGTAGTTAAAAAGCgcaaacagacacaaaaacactgACAAATACAAGCTAATACTAAATCCAAGATATAATAGAGTTATATAGGGTGaacaaagcgaaaaaaaaaatcaaggcgAAAGATTAAAATGaggtaaaatacttttttctacaTTAGACTAGCTGtcggggtggcgcttcgcgccaccccagcacctagttggtgggggcacttcaccccccaagcccccccgtgcacgtaagtcgttacgtgccatattagttacgcgccattgtagttgtgtccctgtgtcccacctgtgaatatagatagatatatatatatttttaactacgtaaaacttgcgaatatacaacattcttggctgtcccattgtctgtgcatataaatagattgtcaggtttaccgaatcttgaacatgcaacatatagttttccatgggaaaaacaatctgtattcagatctatacctcattattctaatgattgcccttgagctttcttgatggtgattgctaatcgaacattccctgtgtccccgtcgtcatttatatatcccccctgttcccccagcatcccccttgtagttgtttccctgtgtcccggtcgtcatttatattcccagtatctcggtcgtcatttgtgtcccagtctgtaatttatctttgagcgtcccagtcgtcatttatattccctgtgtcccggtgtcccggtcgtcatttatgtcccggtgtcccagtctgtaatttctcttcgagtgtcccggtcgtcatttatattccctgtgtcccggtttttagttttctttttctcctttatttttcagttttttcctttttttagtttttttctttttcagtttttagtttttttttgtttttttttattagtttttgttgttttttttcttttttgtttttttgtagtttttaccttttttttagtttttttattttttattttttagttgtttatctttttttaagttttttttttagttttttagcttttagttttttatctttttttagtttttttttagttttttagcttttttagtttttttcttttttagtttttagttttttacctttttttagtttttttttagttttttagcttttttagtttttttggtattttctttttagttttttttgtagtttttaccttttttagtttttttttcttttgtattaatgctacagccaaggttcgaacctggaacctctcggacctggaacgtggaacataacgctttaccaactcagctactttggcttgaatacattcgtttttgaattggtatatgatgaaataattcagacgtcatataatgacgtcatttatattcccggtatcccggtcgtcatttgtatcccggtcgtcatttgtgtcccagtctgtaatttatctttgagcgtcccagtcgtcatttatattccctgtgtcccggtgtcccggtcgtcatttgtgtcccggtgtcccagtctgtaatttctctttgagtgtcccggtcgtcatttatattccctgtgtcccagtttttagttttctttttctcctttatttttcagttttttcctttttttagtttttttctttttcagtttttagttttttttagttttttattagttttttttttagttttttttgtagtttttacctttttttattttttttttattttttagtttttagttttttaccttttttttagtttttgagcttttttagtttttttagtattttctttttagttttttgtagtttttaccttttttagtttttttcttttgtattaatgcaccaaacgacgtttttaccttttttttagttttttttagttttttttttcttttttagtttttagttttttaccttttttctttttttttagtttttagcttttttagtttttttagtttttttgcagtttttaccttttttagtttttttttcttttgtattaatgctaaagccaaggttcaaacctggaacctctcggacctggaacctggaacataatactttaccaactcagctacttcggcttgaatacatttgtttttgaattggtatatgatgaaataattcagacgtcatataatgacgtcacccgacagacccacagacaacttatttttatatatatagatagatatgtttTAACTAATACAATAGAACGATTAGACTTGAAGAAGTGAATTGACTGCATAGAGTCAACTTTAATGAAACAAAATCCGATTGCTGACATTGGctgctgaaaataaaatgagtGCCCTATCattggccccccccccaaaaaaaacacaccaaaaggattattattttctattagtCGATCTTCTCTCCAAGTAATCCTTGAGACTCCACTTTTCCTCCCTATTTCTATGTGTGGTTAGATAAATTTAGTTGTTTTAATGAAAGTCAAAAGAATATAATTGGGAAAAACCCAattatatcccccctgtgcccccaggaGGGAGAGAGGGTTGCCGACCCTTCATTTCCCAATAATGAGTTGACAATGTAGCTGCTCcactaataaaaacacatttcacTCAAACCTGACACGTACTCAGGAATTCATTCGAAGTtcaatacattttcaaaaatatgcaaaaaatcaTTTGATACAAAACACCCATACAAAAATTATGGCTGAAAACTAATGACCCTTTAGTTTTCAGTGACATTTAGAAGCCTAAAGTGTACCCCTCTTCCCCTTCCTCATACATACACATTTAGCTCAGACATTTTGAATCGAGATGGAATTACAATATaacattatataaaattttcgCTTGCGAAAATggaatgattttgttttaaattgatgGATTTTCATTCGGTTTTTCTATATATGTATTGCATTTTGAATTGAAATACGAAATCATTTCAAAGGGTATAGGGTATAATTTAAACGAAAAGGAGCAAAGAATATAGGGACAACATATACacaaattacaaagaaaatccAACGACTTCTGTCCTGAGGAATTGGAaaggaaataaacaaaatatatgaaCAAGTGTAAAACATGGACATGACAGAGGGGAATAAGAAAACAAACGATACGCAAACTTACTTCCAATtacttttcagaaccaaaacagTGAAACAAAGTCCGAGAGCAAAAAAGTGGACAGCAGTCTATGCTAATCTATGGCTACaattttgtaatatatatatatatatatatatatatatatatatatatatatatatatatatatatatatatatatatatatatatatatatatatatatatatatataaccgtTCATTCCTTTTTATGCATGCCATCTGACAAGTTCTTTAGTTAGTAATTTAATTAGGCATATTATTTAATTAGTAACTAATTAAAATTATGGTCATCATAGACATAAGGTATGTTTTCTTGATTTTCCCGTCAAAATAatcatctttttaaaatatttgtttagcAAACTAAAACTATTTGCACCTTGAGATCAATTACCAAATCCCATGGGGTAAATCCTCAAGGGGTAGATTTATCTCCGGCATCGCTGtaagaaattataattttaaggcaggacggactcgcaaagaatcttcctatacctcccatgtcaAACAtatggagtttgcctgacgttcctgaattagtgatttcggcagtttttatgtcaatagaagtaaaaaaatctggtgaatattttggcataatcaaatcttaaagccgaccattattttttttataattccaaaataattataaaacctgtttcgggtttgcattctagattgctatgcttgacattgttgttgtggggtataaaaaaaatagagcaaaaaattttctattcgtcaataagaaacttttttctataatatatacctcctggctccagtcccttcaaatactttacatatttgtgttccgaaatcaaaatttcccctcaaaaggttagattgagctgtaatcggagaatctaagaatgcaaaaattacaccaaggggctaaccactcggattgttcaggagcgattcagtcaagcattatttagttctaacctgtttaaatagagtctagagaagaagtaaggtgcagacaccaaactgccggttaattaatatataagagaattgtattgtataaataattaaggataagctgcgtctaatcctaaagataaattgaacacagcacaagggccgaataagaagcaatggttttattttaaaaagattgatctatcgttttggtttaattaaaataaattcaggacaaatttatgtattgtagtataagtacaattttgcataatcttcgtactgaaataagaattaaaaatatataaaacaagctaattaataactaatgaatgaaacaaaataactaatgaacgaaacaaaatgtccccagaatatttaaatttgttatagcaagacccgagtcttgctgtagaactaccaaagcaaactacaaaagcagtcaatgaccagtctTAAGTcaaaggcctttccaagaaacaatccaacccct
Proteins encoded in this region:
- the LOC136025744 gene encoding putative ankyrin repeat protein RF_0381, with the protein product MLKTSTQNKRSRNKEDQGKNVIPTKLRKIFISNGDTMDVKDNGGRTPLHIAAEVGNIDICHLWISKGAVLDARNSYRQTPLHVAVATGNLDICQLLISNGATIDARNSYKQTPLHIAVATGNLDICQLLITKGAALDAKEGCTFAKTPLHRAVMTKNLDICQLLISKGAELDARNNYKQTPLHWAVMTQNLDICQLLISKGAALDARECYGETHLHAAVRRGNQDMCQLLITKGAAIDAIDSRGISPLLRAVMRKNLDMCHFLISKGATIDAINSREITPLRMAIMTENLDICQLLISNGAAIDTVDSSKKTPLHRAVATGNLDICQLLISKGAVIDAIDCGKETPLHIAVETGNLDICQLLISKGAAIDAIDCGKKTPLHRAVATENLDICQLLISKGAVIDAIDCGKETPLHRAVATGNLDICQLLISKGAAIDAIDCGKKTPLHRAVETGNLDICQLLISNGATIDAIDSRKITPLLKAVMTENLDICQLLISKGATIDAIYFITETPLHYAAFYGKLKACQLLISNGATINASDSSNSTPLHLAAQKSHLDVCRLLVSKGAGLNSLNSNNETPLMLAFFSNHSRVSEYLLENNAVFHPHTLKSICRDIINENPLQMCNNVLEIPKIFKNYLTYEEELVSFKKYHLLGIFAENALSDSFI